The Anas acuta chromosome Z, bAnaAcu1.1, whole genome shotgun sequence DNA window AGCACTTCCTTGGATTTATGGTGTTTGCTTTCACAATGCCAGCCGGGATCCTGTTtgcttcctgctctgcagctgcagcctgagctgAAGGCTCAGGAGATTCAGGTTTTATAACACTCCTGGATCCTGCCGATGGCAACTTGTCCATCAGCTTTTATTACCCACGCACCTCCTGCGGGGCCAGGGGGGAAGGGCGAGCATCGCCACCCCATCCTGGCACCCCCTGCCCGCCCGTGCACCccgggagctgcagcagctctgcggGGAGCCCGGCGGCACCGTGCCCTCCTGGGACGCAGCCAGCTGCCCTCGGGTGATGCTGAGACACGGATGCAGCTCCTCACCAAGGGTCCTGGGGTTTCGGGGCTGGTGGCTGCCCACTGGCACACCGGTGCTGCAGGGATGCTCCATCCACAGCATCCccggtgccagccctgcagccctcgCGCCCTGAGTCCTTCTCCAGGCGATGCTCTCTGAGCTGCCGGCCCCCAGCCGCCCTCTCCCCGGATTTTCGGCGTCCCCCTGGAAGCCCGGGCAAGCCACCGGGGCCTCCAAATTAAAAACACCGCTTTTGTTTAACGTTTTCTCTGCTCGGCGACGAAACGAAGATGGATTAGTTCATTGTGGCTGCGAGCGTGCCAGGCTCCTTCTTCCAAACACACAATAGGAATATTCGTTTTCCGCCCCGACGACGGGGACTTTTATCCTCCTTATATAGTAACAACTCTGCTCCAGAGGGcgatttccatttgtttctgatGCGCTCCAGCCTCCCAGCCCACAGCCCACGGCCCTTGGGTTACTCATGGGTACCCCGAGCCGCTCCGATTTATCACCAGCCTTTCCCAGCCTGCCACACGCGCTGCCCTCTGCCTCcccgttttgttttttttttattccccagtggtttttttccccattctcttTGGACACGCAAGATTTTTTGCCTCTTGTTCAGCCAGGGCAGTGCTTTGAGGGAGGCAGCCCCGTCCCAGTTCCCTGCATCTGCTGAGGCAGCTCTGGGTGACatctggggacagggacaccagGTGACAAAGGGTCTCCGGCCACAACGGGACGCGCCTGGAAATCCGAAAGTGGTGAATCCAAAGCGGAtaaaaggaagcattttttattattattatcatttattatttttttttcactctctgCTTAATTAGGCTGCCACAGGAAAGCGCTCAGGCCAAAATGTAGCGGGATTCAGGGAGGGATTGGACACTCGCGCGGATAACAAAAATATCCAGCTATAACAGAGGATGCCAACACAAATTCTGGAAGGGATATTGAGCCTCACGCGTCAGGGTGTAAACCTATCCCAAACTCTCAGCACCAGGCAGATTAACAGCGGGGAGGATGACCCACGCACGCCGCTGCTACTGCAGCCACCAGCGGGCTGTCCCgtgcccacagccctgctctcctgACGTGTCACAAGGGCTGTGAGTTGCCCCGGGCACACCAGCTCtttgctcagcagctcctctctTTGGCCACTTGTTGCCCAAATCCACCTGTGCCTCCAGGTTTCATCCCTCTGGTCGCCTCCCTGATTTTGCAGGAGGGGGCTGCTCGGCTCCAGGGGCTCCACACTCACACCAGAACCACCGAgctgagccctggggacactggggacactggggactCCCCGTGTTGGGGGGAATCACCACATGTCCTCGTCCTAGGGGATAAACCCTTACCCTCAGCACATTTGTGGCCACAAACCCACACTGGGGGCTCGGAGAAGGGGGAAATCTCCCCCTTGAGCCACCCGTGGGCTGCATGTGGCACCTCTGCACCCTTTTGCTGGTGCTTAATGTGGTGCTTGTGCCACCCCGGTCCCTGCCCGATGGGATGCTCGGAGACCTTGCAGTGACAGCGTGATGGGGAGCCCAAAGCTCTCCTCATGGTCAGGAGATTTCTGTCACCCTGCCTGAGGCAACCCCGCTGGGGTCCCTCGGATCTCCCCTCGCTGCCGAGCCCTGCACCCACAGGGGCTTCCAACTGGAGACATTTCTGGAGGGCATGAATCAGCTTTTCACAGCTTGTTAAAAATCTTGATCCTACCTCTTGTTTTCATGCCTTTCAAATCAGGAAATGAGTTTTACAACTTTTCCAGTGGGGCACAGCTGGTGGCCAGGGTCGTAAAGCTGAACTTTATAAATATCTCTTGTTGGGATCAGGGGAAGAGCattaaaaaggcagagagagagagagagagagagagagaaaagggaaaggagcaaaggagagagagagaaagagaagaaaggcaaCTCGGCAGGACCGCGGGGAAGCCCAGCTCGACGACAGCCATGGCCATGAGAGCGCAGAAGCCGGCGTGCGCCTGGGGcaggctctgcctgctgctctccctcctcctccagctgccaggCTCCCAGGCCAAATGCTACTTCCAGGCTAAAGGTAAGCGGGGAGGTGAGCCGGGAGGGCACGCTTGATGCTAGGACAAGGCCTCGTCTTCCCCCTGGGGCACGGGGccgtgccctgcctgcctgccaggcTGTGCCGAGCTGGGGAGCGCGCTCGCGGGCCGGTGATGACTGGAAGGAGCAGCCTATAAACCACAGAAcagctccccagggctctgGCTGAGAAACAGCTCGCTGGGCCACGGAGAGCTCCTGGCAGGGGCCCGGCTGGGGCCGAGCGTGCAGgaccagcagcagagggaagaggGCTGCCCCGTGTCCTTTCAGGGTGGAGGGAGGCCGAGGGGGCTCCCACACGCTCCCCCCTGAAGCTCATTGCCACCTTTCCCTTTTTACAGCTCCCTGCGAGTACGAGGGGAAGCAGTTCGCCCTCGGGGAGTCGTGGCTGAGCACCAACTGCCTGCTGTGCACCTGCCTGCACCCCATCGGCGTGGGGTGCTGTGAGACGTGAGTGAGGGGCGCTGGGGACGGGCTGTGGGGGTGGCACACGTGGTGGAGACCCCAAGGGGCTGCGGGGAGACACGGCCCGGTGAGGGGTGGCAGGGCGAGGGGTGTCACAGAGGGGTCTGTGGGCAATAAATGCACAGCAGCGGGTCTGGGAAGGGTGTGGGCAGTCCCCTGGCAGGCGTCAGGGGGGAGCTGatggtgctgctgtgccctctcccgcagcacccagcaccccatcGACTTCCCCGACTGGTGCGAGGCGCACTACGACACGCAGACCTGCCAGATCTCGGTGGTGCAGAAGGCCAACCCCAGCCTGCCCTGCGTGAAGAGCGTGGAGCACGAGTGGGGCTCGGCCGGCACCCCCGAGCCGCTCAGCAACAAGGTGCTGGGCGCGGGGCTGAGCGGGTAGAGACCCCCGCCGCCAGCAtccccccccttctcctccagagCGCACCTCCTGCATGCTCCAGACCTGCCCCGTCCCGTAGAGACACCACTGCAGCCACCTTCCAGGGAAACCACTGTCCGTGCACCATCGTCCTGAGCTAACATTTACACCCCAGCGCTGCCACAGTACGGCTTCGCTTCCGCCTTCAGCTCCCCGAAGCGAGCCGGGGCcccttcacaaaaaaaaaaaaaaaaaaaaaaaaaaaaaagcgaggaCGGGCCCTGAGCCAGGCTGCCCGTGGGAAAGCAGATCCCAGGGGATGTCCTCCTGGGGCACAGCCCCCAAAAAGAGAGAGCCACAGGACCAAATCGCCCCGCatccccccacagcccccatcccCTCGCTGGGCAGCCCCTGGGAGCCCACTGGGTGGCCCTTCGAGCAGCACCCACGTGCCCTGGCCCATCCCTTCTCCATCCCGGAGCACAAGGGGCACAAAACCCACCTCTGGAACCACTAACGCCCCTGCTCCCGCAGCTCCCAGGACAAGAAGGGACCCCCAGCACCGTGCGCCAGCCccgggcagccctgcagcagagccagcagccctgggcaggcagtggggacgtggggacaacTGGTGGAAGATGTCCCCAGGAGGAGCCCAGCGTCCCCGTGCCcgctgccctgtcccagctgcaggtTTTGGGTGCCCTGGTAGGGCTCAGGGAGCTGAAGCAACCTGCCTGTGCCCCGTGGAGCTGGCTGCCCCAGAGCCCACCCCGGCTGGTGCCatgcctgtgctgtgcagagcctTGTGTAGATGTTTCTGTTCTTGCAATAAAAGTATTAAACAAAAAGGTCTCCAGACAGTGACTGTGGTAACCTCGCGCTGCTTCTGCCACCGGGAAGGGCGCAGGAAAACGTTCTGTCCCAGGCTGGTTTTGCACGTTCGGGTGTTTATTAGGTTTCCATGCAAAGAGGAAAACTCTTTGGAAGGTTTGGTAGAAACGCGGGGCTGGCCGTTGAGCAGGGAGACCTCCGTCCCAGCTCCTCAGCACACAGCATGCATTCACTCCAGCCCCCCGAGGATCCCGAGACCAGCAGGACGCCTTCGGGCtcaggagcagagggagaggacAGCCTGGGCGCTCAGCACCTCGCAGTCCTGGGTCATGGCTGTGGTGCTGCCTCCTGGCTCCACGCAGAGCACTCAGCCACATCCAGGa harbors:
- the MSMP gene encoding prostate-associated microseminoprotein, with protein sequence MAMRAQKPACAWGRLCLLLSLLLQLPGSQAKCYFQAKAPCEYEGKQFALGESWLSTNCLLCTCLHPIGVGCCETTQHPIDFPDWCEAHYDTQTCQISVVQKANPSLPCVKSVEHEWGSAGTPEPLSNKVLGAGLSG